A stretch of Leptospira neocaledonica DNA encodes these proteins:
- a CDS encoding sodium-translocating pyrophosphatase, giving the protein MNSVTIILAFAFLAILTAVIYALKVTRIQIGTEGGKDNESKKLIEISSAISEGAMAFLVREYKTISLFIAFMAVLIFFLLDNPETPDFNDGLFTAIAFVAGALISCLSGFIGMKIATAGNVRTAQAAKTSMTKAFRVAFDSGAVMGFGLVGLAVLGMIGLFLLYTHLFQNVGTLYLMEALAGFGLGGSAVALFGRVGGGIYTKAADVGADLVGKVEKGIPEDDPRNPATIADNVGDNVGDVAGMGADLFGSCAEATCAALVIGATATALSGNTDALLYPLLISAFGIPASLLTSFIASVKEGGNVERVLKIQLWVSTLIVGAVMYFVTDKYMVDSFEIAGKTIGKWNVYISLIVGLFSGMFIGLITEYYTSHSYKPVREVVDASKTGAATNIIYGLALGYQSSVVPVILLVITIVTANILAGMYGIAIAALGMISTIAIGLTIDAYGPVSDNAGGIAEMAELGKEVRNRTDTLDAAGNTTAAIGKGFAIGSAALTSLALFAAFITRTKTTGLDILNAEVFGGLLFGAMLPFVFTAMTMKSVGKAAVDMVEEVRKQFREIPGIMEGKAKPDYKRCVDISTTAALREMILPGLLVLLTPILVGYLFGIKSLAGVLAGALVAGVVLAISSANSGGGWDNAKKYIEKAAGGKGSDQHKAAVVGDTVGDPLKDTSGPSINILIKLMAITSLVFAEFFVQHGGLLLRLFQ; this is encoded by the coding sequence ATGAATTCGGTTACCATTATTCTGGCTTTTGCCTTCCTGGCTATTTTGACCGCCGTAATATACGCATTAAAGGTCACCAGGATCCAAATCGGAACTGAGGGCGGAAAGGATAACGAATCTAAGAAATTGATCGAAATTTCTTCCGCAATCTCCGAAGGCGCTATGGCCTTTCTCGTGAGAGAATACAAGACCATTTCTCTCTTCATCGCCTTTATGGCAGTTCTGATCTTCTTCCTTTTGGATAATCCGGAAACCCCGGATTTTAACGACGGGTTGTTTACAGCGATCGCTTTCGTTGCAGGGGCCTTGATTTCCTGTCTTTCCGGTTTTATCGGGATGAAGATCGCAACTGCAGGAAACGTTCGTACTGCTCAGGCTGCTAAAACTTCCATGACCAAGGCTTTCAGAGTCGCTTTTGATTCTGGTGCGGTAATGGGATTCGGTCTGGTGGGACTTGCAGTTCTCGGGATGATCGGACTTTTCCTTCTTTATACTCATTTATTCCAAAACGTAGGAACTCTTTACCTAATGGAAGCTCTGGCTGGTTTCGGTCTGGGTGGTTCTGCTGTTGCTCTTTTTGGAAGAGTGGGCGGGGGAATTTACACCAAGGCTGCCGATGTTGGCGCTGACTTAGTTGGTAAGGTAGAAAAGGGAATCCCTGAGGATGACCCTAGGAACCCAGCGACTATCGCAGATAACGTTGGAGATAACGTCGGTGACGTTGCCGGGATGGGTGCTGACCTATTCGGTTCCTGTGCAGAAGCTACTTGTGCCGCTCTTGTGATCGGTGCGACTGCAACTGCTCTTTCCGGAAATACTGATGCCCTTTTATATCCACTTTTGATCTCCGCTTTCGGGATCCCTGCTTCTCTACTAACTTCCTTCATCGCTTCTGTGAAAGAAGGGGGAAATGTGGAGAGGGTCCTAAAAATCCAACTTTGGGTTTCTACTTTGATCGTAGGTGCGGTCATGTATTTTGTAACTGATAAATACATGGTGGATTCTTTCGAGATCGCAGGAAAAACAATCGGTAAATGGAATGTTTACATTTCTTTGATCGTAGGTCTGTTCTCGGGAATGTTCATTGGTTTGATCACTGAGTATTATACCTCTCATTCTTATAAGCCTGTAAGAGAAGTTGTAGACGCTTCCAAAACCGGAGCTGCCACAAACATTATCTACGGACTAGCTTTAGGTTATCAAAGTTCCGTGGTTCCGGTCATTCTACTCGTGATCACTATCGTTACCGCGAATATTTTGGCGGGAATGTATGGGATTGCGATCGCTGCCCTTGGAATGATATCCACTATCGCGATCGGATTAACTATCGACGCTTACGGTCCAGTTTCGGATAACGCAGGCGGGATTGCGGAAATGGCGGAACTCGGAAAAGAAGTTCGTAATCGTACAGATACCTTAGATGCTGCCGGTAATACTACTGCTGCTATCGGAAAAGGTTTTGCGATCGGTTCTGCTGCTTTGACTTCCTTGGCATTGTTTGCTGCATTTATCACCAGAACTAAAACTACCGGTTTGGATATTCTGAACGCAGAAGTTTTCGGCGGATTACTTTTCGGAGCGATGCTTCCATTCGTCTTTACCGCAATGACCATGAAATCAGTAGGTAAAGCAGCTGTGGATATGGTGGAAGAAGTTAGAAAACAATTCCGCGAAATCCCTGGTATCATGGAAGGAAAAGCTAAGCCTGATTACAAAAGATGTGTGGATATTTCCACCACAGCGGCTTTAAGAGAAATGATCCTTCCTGGACTTTTGGTTCTTTTAACTCCGATCTTAGTAGGTTACTTATTCGGAATTAAATCTTTAGCAGGTGTTTTGGCTGGAGCATTGGTAGCAGGTGTGGTTCTTGCAATCTCTTCTGCGAACTCCGGTGGCGGTTGGGACAACGCTAAAAAATATATCGAAAAAGCTGCCGGTGGAAAAGGTTCAGACCAACACAAAGCTGCAGTTGTGGGAGATACCGTAGGAGATCCTTTAAAAGATACTTCCGGTCCTTCGATCAATATTTTGATCAAATTGATGGCGATTACAAGCTTAGTGTTTGCGGAATTCTTCGTGCAACACGGCGGGTTATTGCTTCGCTTGTTCCAATAA
- a CDS encoding glycine--tRNA ligase, whose amino-acid sequence MEKKETLDSSLKDIVSVCKRRGFVYPGSEIYGGLSNTFDYGPYGAELLHNLKRLWWKHFVHLREDVVGLDSSILLNPKVWEASGHVSNFNDPLIDCKNCKTRIRADKFLEDQKGEGAATGLTLEKMNEVIKAGNFACPNCGNRGTFTEARDFNLMFKTSHGASAEDSQDIYLRPETAQGIFINFKNVISTTRNKIPFGIAQIGKSFRNEIMARQFVFRTREFEQMEMEFFCEPGTQKEWFSHWVNYCLKFLTDHVGLKKENLKIREHEKEELSFYSEATSDIEYKYGFGWGELWGIASRTDYDLSQHEKFSGEDLKYQDQAANKKFVPYVVEPALGLNRLFLAVVSDAYAEEKLPDGETRTVLRFAPQVAPVKIGIFPLMKKDGLPELAKSIYANLSSLGNLEYDEGGAIGKRYRRQDEIGTPYCITVDYDSLKDNSVTVRERDSMSQERISIDSLKSYFADKVL is encoded by the coding sequence ATGGAGAAAAAAGAAACCCTAGATTCCTCTCTCAAGGATATCGTATCCGTTTGTAAAAGAAGAGGATTTGTTTATCCCGGATCCGAAATTTACGGAGGACTTTCCAATACCTTCGATTATGGCCCTTACGGAGCCGAACTTCTCCATAACTTAAAAAGACTCTGGTGGAAACATTTTGTCCACTTAAGAGAAGACGTTGTCGGATTGGATTCTTCTATCCTTCTCAACCCAAAAGTATGGGAAGCATCTGGACACGTTTCGAATTTTAATGATCCACTTATCGATTGTAAAAATTGTAAGACCAGGATCAGAGCGGACAAATTTTTGGAAGACCAAAAAGGAGAAGGTGCCGCCACAGGATTGACCCTTGAAAAAATGAACGAGGTCATTAAGGCGGGGAATTTTGCCTGTCCGAATTGCGGCAATAGAGGGACATTCACCGAAGCCAGAGACTTCAACCTAATGTTCAAAACTTCTCATGGCGCTTCTGCAGAAGATTCACAGGATATTTATCTTCGTCCGGAAACCGCCCAAGGTATTTTTATCAATTTTAAGAACGTTATCTCCACCACCAGAAATAAGATCCCATTCGGTATCGCTCAAATCGGTAAATCATTTCGTAATGAGATTATGGCAAGACAGTTCGTTTTCCGCACCAGAGAATTCGAACAAATGGAGATGGAGTTTTTCTGTGAACCTGGAACCCAAAAAGAATGGTTCTCTCATTGGGTAAACTATTGTCTCAAATTTTTAACTGATCATGTAGGCTTAAAAAAAGAAAACTTGAAGATCAGAGAACATGAGAAAGAAGAACTTTCCTTTTACAGTGAAGCCACTTCCGACATCGAATACAAATACGGATTTGGGTGGGGAGAACTTTGGGGAATCGCTTCTAGAACGGATTATGATCTTTCCCAACATGAAAAATTCTCCGGAGAAGATCTGAAATACCAAGACCAGGCTGCGAACAAAAAGTTTGTGCCTTATGTTGTAGAGCCTGCACTCGGCTTAAATCGTTTATTCTTAGCAGTTGTTTCAGACGCTTACGCGGAAGAAAAACTTCCAGATGGAGAGACAAGAACAGTTCTTCGTTTCGCTCCTCAAGTAGCTCCTGTAAAAATTGGGATTTTCCCTCTCATGAAAAAAGACGGTCTTCCTGAACTTGCAAAATCGATCTATGCAAACCTATCTTCTTTAGGGAATTTAGAATACGATGAAGGCGGCGCTATCGGAAAAAGATACCGCAGACAGGACGAGATCGGAACTCCATATTGTATCACGGTAGATTATGATTCTTTAAAAGATAATTCTGTTACAGTAAGAGAAAGAGACAGTATGTCCCAGGAAAGGATCTCTATTGATTCTTTGAAGTCTTACTTTGCAGATAAGGTTCTTTAA
- a CDS encoding GNAT family N-acetyltransferase — MSEKLLEIRPILPQNREPAIELVNQFFRMVNKLPLDGIFQIRPRAAAKMVDIYLKLRATDKVLFIGGFIEEELVSLLIARVEEKPYLIEEKNLFIDLAVTKQGKRKSGYMKPLVQETFRYAKEKGILAIELRAISENKLAVEFWKKMGFDPFYVRFRKSVE; from the coding sequence ATGTCTGAGAAACTTTTGGAGATAAGACCAATCCTCCCCCAAAATAGGGAGCCGGCTATTGAATTGGTAAATCAATTTTTTAGAATGGTGAACAAACTTCCCTTAGATGGAATATTTCAGATTCGCCCTAGGGCCGCCGCCAAAATGGTGGATATCTACTTAAAACTCAGAGCCACGGACAAAGTTTTATTTATCGGCGGATTCATAGAAGAAGAACTAGTCTCTCTTCTAATCGCAAGAGTGGAAGAAAAACCATATCTCATTGAAGAGAAAAACTTATTCATAGATCTGGCAGTTACTAAACAAGGTAAAAGAAAGTCCGGTTATATGAAACCCCTCGTCCAAGAAACGTTCCGTTATGCAAAAGAAAAAGGAATCTTGGCGATAGAGTTAAGAGCGATCTCAGAAAACAAATTGGCAGTAGAATTCTGGAAGAAGATGGGATTCGATCCGTTTTATGTGAGATTCAGGAAGTCCGTAGAATAG